Proteins from a single region of Desulfobacter postgatei 2ac9:
- a CDS encoding DUF2281 domain-containing protein gives MATAQKIYEKALKLPEPLAQEILDFIGYIETKYGLKDTWVDELINAQEPVMDQIWSNSEDDVWNNL, from the coding sequence ATGGCCACCGCGCAAAAAATATATGAAAAAGCATTAAAGTTACCGGAACCGCTTGCGCAAGAAATTCTGGATTTTATTGGATACATTGAGACTAAATATGGCTTGAAAGACACATGGGTGGATGAATTAATAAACGCGCAAGAACCTGTAATGGATCAAATCTGGAGCAACAGCGAAGATGACGTCTGGAATAATTTGTAA
- a CDS encoding type II toxin-antitoxin system PemK/MazF family toxin, giving the protein MTSGIICNPGDIVGLPFPFSDLTSRKRRPVLVLTEADFRGDFMGLAITSVLTENNAVIIENPDMKDGSLPKKSWIRYDKIFTLSTSTVVRRYGAINEDVFLEVVNSLCQHVGCNSPNI; this is encoded by the coding sequence ATGACGTCTGGAATAATTTGTAACCCGGGAGATATTGTCGGCCTTCCATTCCCATTTTCCGATTTGACAAGCCGAAAAAGACGTCCTGTCCTTGTCTTGACCGAGGCAGATTTCCGAGGGGATTTTATGGGGCTGGCGATTACATCCGTTTTGACAGAGAACAATGCGGTAATCATTGAAAACCCTGACATGAAAGATGGAAGTTTGCCCAAAAAAAGTTGGATTAGATATGATAAAATTTTTACGTTAAGCACATCAACTGTTGTAAGACGGTATGGGGCCATCAATGAGGATGTGTTTTTAGAGGTCGTCAATAGCCTCTGTCAACATGTCGGTTGCAACAGCCCCAATATTTAA
- a CDS encoding HigA family addiction module antitoxin — protein MMSKLQTTTNKISRKLPTNRPPTHPGEMLLEEFIKPLNITQTELAKRLGVSYPRLNEIIKGRRSVTPDTALRLSRVLGMSADFWLGLQQDWDLWHAMNSPKAIEIKMLQPL, from the coding sequence ATGATGTCGAAATTACAGACTACCACTAATAAAATATCAAGGAAACTTCCAACAAATCGCCCTCCCACACACCCAGGAGAAATGCTTTTGGAAGAGTTTATTAAACCCCTCAACATTACCCAGACCGAACTGGCCAAAAGACTTGGGGTTTCATATCCTCGTTTAAACGAAATTATTAAAGGGCGCAGGTCAGTGACCCCTGACACAGCACTGAGGCTGTCTCGTGTATTAGGGATGTCCGCAGACTTCTGGCTCGGCCTGCAGCAAGACTGGGATCTATGGCATGCAATGAACAGTCCCAAAGCCATTGAAATTAAAATGCTCCAGCCTCTTTGA
- a CDS encoding nucleotidyltransferase family protein: MTQIDHNIIKTIEAHKDIIKEKFSVESMSIFGSISKGTAKSDSDIDILIRYKTTPGLFGFIDLKQYLEVIVGRPVDLVTENALKKQLRDAILRDAVHVV, from the coding sequence ATGACCCAAATTGATCATAATATAATCAAAACAATAGAAGCTCATAAAGATATTATAAAAGAAAAATTCTCTGTTGAGTCAATGTCAATTTTCGGTTCCATATCAAAAGGCACAGCAAAATCCGATAGTGACATTGATATATTAATCAGATATAAAACCACCCCCGGCCTTTTTGGATTCATTGATTTAAAACAATATCTGGAAGTTATTGTTGGACGCCCGGTCGATCTTGTAACAGAAAACGCCTTAAAAAAACAACTCCGCGATGCTATTTTAAGGGATGCGGTGCATGTCGTCTAG